AAGATAATGTTCTTGTTTATTCTTAATAGCACGGTGTGAAAGGCGCTCCCATCATCATATGTTTAACAGCAACTGCAATGTTGCTGATGCTTTTTCGTTCATTCCTGTTCTTTTTGTCGCAGCCTGATCGTGTTATGGAATTTTGCAATAACAACGATCTTCAGTTAATTGTTCGAGCACATGAATGCGTGATGGATGGATTTGAACGATTTGCACAAGGGCATTTAATTACTCTCTTCTCAGCGACGAACTACTGTGGTATGTCCTAATTCACTAGATATTAACTAGATTTACATGATGATAGGATGTATATTCGCTCGTACATCGACTTTATCCTCTAAAGTTTGACTTGTTTATTTCTTGGTTTGTTTTTTCAGGTACTGCAAATAATGCTGGTGCTATCTTGGTATTGGGCAGAGATTTAGTTGTTGTTCCAAAACTAACTCACCCACTATCCCCTGCAATTTCATCTCCAGAGACTTCTCCCGAACACCATATAGAAGACACGTGGATGCAGGTGCTTCAGTTATCTCATACTTCTCTTTTCTGAATCTCGTCTTTTGTTTGACTAAACAAGCTGTTATATGCCGATATTGATATGGTGTCTGTTTGTGGACATAGGAACTCAATGCTAACAGACCACCTACACCCACTAGAGGCCGTCCTCAAGTTGCTAATGACCGAGGTTCTCTTGCTTGGATTTAGATTATGCTTCCAGATTTCTTTCCTATACTTGCCTATACTTCTTCCAGGCTTGTGTTAATACCTGGAATTTCCAGTGATTTGTACATAGCGTGATGCTATATGGAGAGTTCCTGGTGGATCTACATTCCTCAGATGAAGGCTTTTTGCTTCTGATATGCACTCTTGAGTGGCCTTCGGAAGAAGAGACTTGGTTGATTGAATTCCACAAGTCACCCTTGATTGAGGCGCTGAAAGAGTTATGGTCTCCAAATGACATCCTCTGTACATGATACTCGGACGGGTAGAATCGATGTTTGTTATTTTCTTCATTGGATAGGTATTTCTTGgtagttttatatatattttttgtcctCCATGTAGGtgtatgattttgtattttgtaTACGTAATCGGTGAGATATATCAGGTCCATATTTTCTTGGTCGTTTATGAATTATAGACGTGTTGGCTTGTGTAATTCGTGTTTGTACTCCGTGTAATGTAAAAGTTGTGTGGTGATATCTCGCCATTGGCATTAACTGGGTGCCTGATTTGAGCTACGTGTTTGAGCATCGAATGACTACAAATCTTGGTGTTCCGGGTAAATATAATGTTTTTGAACTTGTTTGCCTTTGGGCTTCATTTGAAGTTCTAGAATTATAGTGTGTCGTGTTATTAAATATTGGtttccatatatatttctttggtATTAATTTTGTTGTTCGATAGAAATTCTTCTATTGCGGAAATAATTGAAATGTGTTGATGGTTAAAACATACATTGTGAAGTGATTTGATGCGATGGTATTTATAAGGTGCCTTCAGTTATTGAAATGCATGTTAAACTGTTTGACGTTTTTAGCTAAACGTGTGAGAAACTATTTAATTATAGCAAGTTATATAAATTTTCCATTTGTAATTCGCTTTGCTAAGTTTGGGGGATGTTTGTCCAATTTTTTGTCCACACATTATCTTATCtgaggaaaatttttttttttttattcaatgcACTAATGCTCTCGGGGTGATCAGAGTTGAAACCCTTGAAATGAGGagaatttctttaaattttgtaaTATGGAAGGAAATTTGATATCATGGGCATATCTTCCATGGCtgtgaaatttgtattttttctaGGGCAAAAATACATCTGTGGTTTATAAGTGTCTCTCATTCGCTTGTTCGTTTCCAAATAGCAAAGAATTTATCACTTGTGATCCTCAACCCGAAGGGGAACCTCAGGCAATCAAGAATGGTGGATATGGTGTTGCCCGGAAGATTATTCTCGTCGTGAGAGtagaaaattcataaaaaaaaggaAGTATATAGGAAAGGGTGATGGAAAGTTCCAATATCATGAGGAATCAATACAGGTGAAAAACCAAACAAAAACAGACATCCGACTCaaattataaagaaaattaggtgattttgttttttaaatctctcttaaattcatgtttattcGGATACACAGCTCCTCAGACATGATTATACAAGACGGGTGGATAAATATTTTAAGGgattaatcaatattttatgtatttcagCATATAGTGATTTTTTGGAAATTAAGAGGTTGCAATGCCGTATGGCTCACATATTACTAGAGATCTTCTTGGCTCCTTGTTGCAACCCCTCAGATAAGGAACAAAACACCGTATTTTGTTTCCTTTCTTGAATGCCATTTCTTGATTTGCACCATTTATCATGTAGTTTTTGAGGACCGTGGCTTGCGCGGTATTGGTCTCGATCTGCCAGAAATACTCGTACTTGTTGAGAGTTGTGGCGGCAGGTATTGGCTGCGGTGATGGAGATGGGATGAGACGAGCCGCTGATGGCGGCCGTGGTGGGAGTGATTGTGGGATAGTGAGTTTTTCCTCTATCAACTTGGCCGACTTGTCGAACTCGTGGCAGCAATTTGGGTTCTTGTTGCCTAATCCCATGAATTTTTTCATCAGCAGAGCTGATTTTTGCACACTTTCGTTTTGATTCgttgaaaattcaaaaatttcagcCAACACCTCCGCGGCTTCTTCCTCCTCATCCACATCTTCGTTCTCCTCATAGCCGCTGCCATCATACTCCCTCTCAGTACTTCCACCATCTTCCTCCATATCATCAAACACCTTTTCAAATTCTCGCCCCCTATTTTCTGCTTCATTTTCTTGAGAATGGAGAGGATCAATCATAGTTAAAACAAGACGTCCGTCTTTACGTTCAACATGGAAACTTTTTCTTGGTGGAACAGAAACAGCTTCAAGAACCAACCTACCATTTTTCCTGTATGCATGCATGTAGAGTGAAGGAGCTCCGTGATCTCCAACAGAAATGGAAGACAGCGGCGGTGGAATTGGCCGTGTCGGAGAATTCCTGTACTTAACAATATGAAGATCCTCGAAGGGATCCACCGCTTTGATTCTAGCAGCTTCTTGTACAGCCCTTTCCCTCTCTTCCTTATCGTCGTCCCCATTGCTCACAGTTTCTGAAGAACAAAACTCATCGGACCCAGTCTCGGATCCAAGACTCTCAGTGCAAATTTTAAGACTCCTTTCACTCATAGTGCTCGCTGATCTTTTCACCAGCGGATGAATATAAGGTGGTGGCAGAAGATTTCTAGCAGCTGAACTTTCACTCTTTTGAGTAAGAATTGTACCCCAAACATTTGCTTCTTCTTGTTTATGCACATTTTTCTGAGATTGAATAGACCTCCAAACATTGTCTTGTCTCGGATccttttcaaattcttcttcactCTCAGATGAAGAAGAATCATGATCCGGAACAACCACCACCTGTTCAGAAGAATAGACCTTTTTCACAGGTAAGAAAAACCCATTCTGAGAAAGCCATTTCTTGGAAGACATATCAGCTGAGAGTGTTCTTCTTAAGGAGCATCCTTTGTAATTCCTCTCAGAATCCGAGCCAAGAATGGTGACTATACCTTGTTTCATCGGTTCCTTCTCCTCAACTTGTTGTACATATATTAACGAAGCAGAAAGGTGACGCAGGCTCTTGCTCACAGACATGATCTTCACTTAAAAACAGTGAGCAAAAACACTTGTTTTATCTGCACAAATTAAAGTTGTTCAATTATCAGCACAGAAACACCAGACAACAATGCATACAACAACAACTAAGCCTATGTTACTGACAATTCACcttaaaatattcaagaaacaGCATCCAAAATCAAAGGATGGTGTCTCCGGAGGGAGTACTGAACAAAAATGGTGTGTTTGGCTTTGACGCAATACAAGGAGTGTGTCTCGGGTATTTGTAGGAGACCAATGCATACCCCAGCCCACACCACCCCCCGGGGGGGTGGGGTGTCGCTTTCCCGATTTCTAGCTGCTTTTTATTAGATCAATTTGAGGTTACCTTTGCTCGATCGTTTGTAAAACAAGATTACGATTCAAAAACAAGTTTAACCAAGGAAATTGACGTTGGATCAATTTTCGATTTACAAGGATACTTAATTTCATGTGAAAATTAATTAtactaattattaaattaacatTGTCGAGTTCGAGCTAGCCGCTAACCACGATTTATTGACAAGTTGGTTAATAATTAGACTAAAAATTCACAATTATTCCAAAACATTGACATC
This genomic interval from Primulina huaijiensis isolate GDHJ02 chromosome 14, ASM1229523v2, whole genome shotgun sequence contains the following:
- the LOC140957986 gene encoding protein FAF-like, chloroplastic — its product is MSVSKSLRHLSASLIYVQQVEEKEPMKQGIVTILGSDSERNYKGCSLRRTLSADMSSKKWLSQNGFFLPVKKVYSSEQVVVVPDHDSSSSESEEEFEKDPRQDNVWRSIQSQKNVHKQEEANVWGTILTQKSESSAARNLLPPPYIHPLVKRSASTMSERSLKICTESLGSETGSDEFCSSETVSNGDDDKEERERAVQEAARIKAVDPFEDLHIVKYRNSPTRPIPPPLSSISVGDHGAPSLYMHAYRKNGRLVLEAVSVPPRKSFHVERKDGRLVLTMIDPLHSQENEAENRGREFEKVFDDMEEDGGSTEREYDGSGYEENEDVDEEEEAAEVLAEIFEFSTNQNESVQKSALLMKKFMGLGNKNPNCCHEFDKSAKLIEEKLTIPQSLPPRPPSAARLIPSPSPQPIPAATTLNKYEYFWQIETNTAQATVLKNYMINGANQEMAFKKGNKIRCFVPYLRGCNKEPRRSLVICEPYGIATS